The Rattus rattus isolate New Zealand chromosome 1, Rrattus_CSIRO_v1, whole genome shotgun sequence genome includes a region encoding these proteins:
- the Maneal gene encoding glycoprotein endo-alpha-1,2-mannosidase-like protein isoform X1, with product MARRRRRACIALFLVLLFAFGTLMGLRTLKAPDGLPALGPGPELAPFERRPEGNPAPARAPAAPAAPPPPPPRTAAPRASLGPAEADPAPRQSQRVYSDLHAFYYSWYGSPRREGHYIHWDHVMVPHWDPKISASYPRGRHSPPDDLGSSFYPELGPYSSRDPDVLREHMIQLKEAAIGVLVLSWYPPGMADDNGEPTDDLVPAILDSAHQYNIQVAFHIQPYKGRDDITVHDNIKYIIDTYGSHGAFYRYKNSMGKSLPLFYIYDSYLTSPEAWAHLLTQNGPHSIRNTPYDGVFIALLVEESHTHDILAAGFDGMYTYFASNGFSFGSSHQNWKAVKNFCDTNNLMFIPSVGPGYIDTSIRPWNNHNTRNRVNGKYYETALQAALTVRPEIVSITSFNEWHEGTQIEKAVPKTTPTRLYLDYLPHQPSLYLELTRRWAEHFIKEKEQWLM from the exons ATGGCCCGGCGGCGACGCCGCGCCTGCATCGCCCTCTTCCTGGTGCTGCTCTTCGCCTTCGGCACGCTCATGGGGCTGCGCACGCTCAAGGCCCCGGACGGGCTGCCCGCACTGGGCCCAGGCCCGGAACTTGCACCGTTCGAGCGGCGTCCCGAGGGGAACCCTGCTCCCGCTCGGGCCCCGGCTGCCCCCGCTGCGCCGCCGCCACCTCCGCCGCGCACCGCCGCCCCGCGCGCCTCGCTGGGCCCGGCCGAGGCCGATCCCGCGCCCCGGCAGAGCCAGCGTGTCTACTCCGATCTGCACGCCTTTTACTACTCGTGGTACGGGAGTCCGCGGCGCGAGGGCCACTACATCCACTGGGACCATGTCATGGTGCCGCACTGGGATCCCAAGATTTCGGCCAGCTACCCGCGTGGCCGCCACAGCCCTCCAGATGACTTGGGCTCCAGCTTCTACCCGGAGCTGGGGCCTTACAGCTCGCGGGACCCCGACGTGCTACGAGAGCACATGATCCAGCTCAAAGAAGCAGCCATCG GCGTTTTGGTTCTCTCCTGGTATCCACCTGGCATGGCTGATGATAACGGGGAGCCCACAGACGACCTGGTACCTGCCATTCTGGACTCTGCCCATCAGTACAACATCCAG GTGGCCTTCCATATCCAACCCTACAAGGGCCGGGATGACATCACTGTCCATGACAACATCAAGTACATCATTGACAC GTATGGCTCCCATGGTGCATTTTATCGGTATAAGAATAGCATGGGCAAGAGCCTCCCACTCTTTTATATCTACGACTCCTATCTGACATCCCCCGAGGCCTGGGCCCACCTCCTGACACAAAACGGGCCTCACTCTATCCGAAACACTCCCTATGATGGGGTCTTCATAGCTCTGCTTGTGGAGGAGAGCCACACCCACGACATCCTTGCTGCGGGATTTGACGGAATGTACACCTACTTTGCCTCCAATGGCTTCTCCTTTGGCTCCTCCCACCAGAACTGGAAAGCTGTGAAGAATTTCTGTGATACCAACAACCTCATGTTCATCCCTAGTGTGGGGCCTGGGTACATTGACACCAGCATCCGGCCCTGGAACAACCACAATACTCGAAACAGAGTCAACGGCAAGTACTATGAGACAGCCCTGCAGGCAGCCCTGACTGTGAGGCCTGAGATAGTCTCCATCACCTCCTTCAATGAGTGGCACGAGGGCACACAAATCGAGAAAGCTGTCCCCAAGACGACGCCGACTCGCCTGTATCTGGACTACCTGCCTCACCAGCCCAGCCTTTATTTAGAGCTGACCCGACGCTGGGCAGAGCACTTCATCAAGGAAAAGGAGCAATGGCTGATGTGA
- the Maneal gene encoding glycoprotein endo-alpha-1,2-mannosidase-like protein isoform X2 codes for MITGSPQTTWYLPFWTLPISTTSRYGSHGAFYRYKNSMGKSLPLFYIYDSYLTSPEAWAHLLTQNGPHSIRNTPYDGVFIALLVEESHTHDILAAGFDGMYTYFASNGFSFGSSHQNWKAVKNFCDTNNLMFIPSVGPGYIDTSIRPWNNHNTRNRVNGKYYETALQAALTVRPEIVSITSFNEWHEGTQIEKAVPKTTPTRLYLDYLPHQPSLYLELTRRWAEHFIKEKEQWLM; via the exons ATGATAACGGGGAGCCCACAGACGACCTGGTACCTGCCATTCTGGACTCTGCCCATCAGTACAACATCCAG GTATGGCTCCCATGGTGCATTTTATCGGTATAAGAATAGCATGGGCAAGAGCCTCCCACTCTTTTATATCTACGACTCCTATCTGACATCCCCCGAGGCCTGGGCCCACCTCCTGACACAAAACGGGCCTCACTCTATCCGAAACACTCCCTATGATGGGGTCTTCATAGCTCTGCTTGTGGAGGAGAGCCACACCCACGACATCCTTGCTGCGGGATTTGACGGAATGTACACCTACTTTGCCTCCAATGGCTTCTCCTTTGGCTCCTCCCACCAGAACTGGAAAGCTGTGAAGAATTTCTGTGATACCAACAACCTCATGTTCATCCCTAGTGTGGGGCCTGGGTACATTGACACCAGCATCCGGCCCTGGAACAACCACAATACTCGAAACAGAGTCAACGGCAAGTACTATGAGACAGCCCTGCAGGCAGCCCTGACTGTGAGGCCTGAGATAGTCTCCATCACCTCCTTCAATGAGTGGCACGAGGGCACACAAATCGAGAAAGCTGTCCCCAAGACGACGCCGACTCGCCTGTATCTGGACTACCTGCCTCACCAGCCCAGCCTTTATTTAGAGCTGACCCGACGCTGGGCAGAGCACTTCATCAAGGAAAAGGAGCAATGGCTGATGTGA
- the Yrdc gene encoding yrdC domain-containing protein, mitochondrial: MSTARPCAGLRAAVAAGMGLSDGPAGSSRGCRLLRPPAPAPALPGARLLRLPESEAVEAASPERSGWTEALRAAVAELRAGAVVAVPTDTLYGLACSASCSAALSCVYRLKGRSEAKPLAVCLGRVADVYRYCQVRVPRELLEDLFPGPVTLVMERSEELNKDLNPFTPLVGIRIPDHAFMLDLAQMFGGPLALTSANLSSQASSLSVEEFQDLWPHLSLVIDGGPIGDSESPECRLGSTVVDLSVPGKFGIIRSGCALENTTAILQGKYGLLPSQGSCS; this comes from the exons ATGTCTACTGCGCGTCCGTGTGCGGGGCTGAGGGCCGCTGTGGCGGCCGGCATGGGGCTGAGCGATGGGCCAGCGGGCTCTAGCCGCGGCTGCCGCCTTCTACGCCCTCCCGCGCCCGCTCCGGCGCTTCCAGGGGCCCGGCTGCTGCGGCTTCCGGAGAGCGAGGCCGTGGAGGCCGCAAGCCCCGAGCGCTCCGGTTGGACCGAGGCGCTGCGGGCCGCCGTGGCCGAGCTGCGCGCCGGCGCCGTGGTGGCGGTCCCAACTGACACGCTGTACGGTCTGGCCTGTTCGGCGAGCTGCTCGGCGGCTCTGAGCTGTGTGTATCGCCTCAAGGGCCGCAGTGAGGCCAAGCCGCTGGCCGTGTGCCTGGGCCGCGTGGCCGACGTCTACAG GTACTGTCAGGTGAGAGTACCTAGGGAGCTCCTGGAAGACCTGTTCCCAGGACCTGTGACCCTGGTGATGGAACGCTCAGAGGAGCTCAACAAAGACCTCAACCCCTTTACTCCT CTCGTTGGCATCCGAATTCCTGACCATGCCTTTATGCTGGACTTGGCCCAAATGTTTGGGGGACCACTTGCACTCACGAGTGCCAACCTCAGCTCCCAGGCCAGTTCTCTGAGTGTTGAG GAGTTCCAAGACCTCTGGCCTCATTTGTCCCTTGTCATTGATGGGGGGCCAATTGGGGATAGTGAAAGCCCTGAGTGTCGTCTTGGCTCTACTGTGGTTGACTTGTCTGTGCCTGGAAAGTTTGGCATTATTCGCTCAGGCTG tgCCCTGGAAAACACTACAGCCATCCTCCAGGGGAAATATGGGCTGCTCCCTTCACAGGGGTCCTGTTCATGA
- the C1H1orf122 gene encoding uncharacterized protein C1orf122 homolog, with product MEWGPGAGWSRGEAAGVDRGKAGLGLGGRPPPQPPRDERAQQLLDAVEQRQRQLLDTIAACEEMLRQLGRRRPEPAGGGNGSAKSGASPQPSVSTRGGLPKDAGDGAAES from the exons ATGGAGTGGGGCCCCGGCGCAGGCTGGTCACGGGG GGAGGCTGCCGGCGTGGACCGTGGGAAGGCGGGGCTGGGGCTCGGCGGGAGGCCACCCCCGCAGCCGCCCCGAGATGAACGCGCCCAGCAGCTGCTGGACGCCGTGGAACAGCGGCAGCGGCAGCTCCTGGACACCATCGCCGCCTGCGAGGAGATGCTGCGGCAGCTGGGCCGGCGGCGCCCGGAACCGGCTGGTGGCGGG AACGGTTCAGCCAAGTCCGGAGCGTCGCCCCAGCCATCTGTATCCACCAGAGGTGGCCTTCCAAAGGATGCTGGCGATGGAGCTGCAGAGTCTTGA